Within Stella humosa, the genomic segment TGTTGATAGTCGTCGACTTGCCAGCTCCATTGGGGCCGAGCAGGCCGAACAGGCTGCCGCGCGGGATGGCGAGGTCGACGCCGGCCAGCGCCGTCTTGGCCGGCTGGCGGCGGCGTGCGGCATAGGTCTTGGCCAGCCCGGCGATCTCGACCGCGTATTCGGGCAGCGGATTCGGCGACGAATGCACGCGTGGTCTACCGGGCCGGAGGGGGTGGGGTGGCCGGACATTGGATTCCGGCGCGGCCATGGGTATCATCCGCCCCGACTTCGGGTCAATCCGGGCACCCTGCCCCCATCCATGGACGCCATCATGCTGCACAGCGCTGCGGCCCGCACCACGCCCGCGGGCACGCCGGTCGAAGTGACCGAGACCGACCATGCCACCATCGCCTGCGACGGCGGCAGCGAGCCGCTCGGCCATCCGCTCGTCTATCTGAACCTGCTGCCGGCGGGTGCCGTCGACTGCCCCTATTGCGGCCGCCACTTCGTCTTCACGGGCGACCCATCGGCCGGACACGGCCACTAAGATCGGGATGATGCCTTGACCGAGCTTGTCACCACCATCATCGAGACCGCTGCGATCGAACCGGGAGCGACACCGCCGCTGCCGATGCGCCATCTCTATCTGGTCGACGGCTCGGGCTTCATCTTCCGCGCCTTCCATGCCCTGCCGCCGCTGACGCGGGCCGACGGCACGCCCGTCGGCGCCGTGCTGGGATTCAGCAACATGCTGCTGAAGCTCCTGGGCGAGACGGATGCCGACGCCGTCGCCGTCATCTTCGACGCCTCGCGCTATAGCTTCCGCAACGCCATCTACGACGCCTACAAGGCGCAGCGCCCCGACGCCCCGCCCGAGCTGATCCCGCAATTCCCGCTGGTGCGCGAGGCGACCGAGGCCTTCAACCTGCCCGGGATCGAGAGCGACGGCTACGAGGCCGACGACATCATCGCCACCTATGCCCGGGCGGCCCAGCGCCGCGGCATCGAGGTGACCATCGTCTCGTCCGACAAGGACCTGATGCAGCTGGTGGATGATGGCATCCGCATGCTGGACCCGATCAAGAACAAGGCGATCGGGCCGGACGAGGTACGCGAAAAATTCGGCGTGGCGCCCGATCGGGTGGTCGACGTGCAGGCGCTGGCCGGCGATTCCGTCGACAACGTGCCGGGCGTGCCCGGCATCGGCGTGAAGACCGCGGCCGAGCTGATCAACACCTATGGCGACCTCGACCAGCTGCTCGCCCGCGCGGGCGAGATCAAGCAGCCCAAGCGCCGCGAATCCCTGATCCAGCATGCCGACCTGGCCCGCGTCTCGCGCGAACTGGTGCGCCTGAAGGACGACGTGCCAGACCTGCCGCCGCTGGAGGCGCTGGCCGTGCGCCCGGCCGACCCGAACCGGCTGGTGGAGTTCCTGCGCACGCAGAACTTCCGCACCCTGCTGAGCCGGGTGGAAAGCCGCAACGCCAATCGGGCCGCCGCCACGGCCGCGCTGGCGCCCGTGGCCGCCGCCGACGCCCAGGCGACATCGGCCGAGGGCGGCGCGGCCGCGCCGATGCCGGCCGCAACCGCGGCGAACTATGTCCTGATCCAGGACCTGGATGTGCTCGACGCCTGGATCGCCCGGGCGACGGCGGCCGGCGCGTTCGCGGTCGATACCGAGACGACCTCGCTTGACGCCGTCACCTGCGAGCTGGTCGGCGTGTCCTTGTCGATCGAACCGGGCGAAGGCGCCTACCTGCCGCTCGCCCACAAGGTGGAGGGGCTGGATCTGACCGGCGGGGCACCCCGCCAGATCGACCGGGACACGGCGCTGGCCCGGTTGAAGCCGCTGCTGGAAGACCCGGCCGTGCTGAAGATCGGCCACAACCTGAAATACGACGCCGTCGTGCTGGGCCGGCACGGCATCCAGGTGGCGCCAGCCGACGACACCATGCTGCTGTCCTATGTGCTGGACGGGCACCTGCACGGGCATGGGATGGACGAGCTGGCGCTGCTCCACCTTGCTCACAAGACCATCGCCTTCGCCGATGTCTGCGGCACCGGCAAGAACCAGATCACCTTCGACCTGGTGCCGCTGGATCGCGCGCGCGACTATGCCGCCGAGGATGCCGAGGTGACGCTGCGGCTGCACCGGCTGCTGCGCCCGCGCCTGCTGAAGGAACGCCAGGTCGCCCTCTACGAGACGACCGAGCGACCGCTGGCGCCGGTGATCGCGGCCATGGAGCGGGCCGGCATCAAGGTCGACCCGGTCGAGCTGAAGCGCCTCAGCCGCGACTTCGGCGAGCGGCTGGCGGTGCTGGAGACCGAGATCCACCGGCTGGCCGGCCGCCCGTTCAACGTCGGCTCGCCCAAGCAGCTGGGAGAGGTGCTATTCGACGAGATGAGCCTGGCCGGCGGCAAGAAGGGCAAGACCGGCGCCTATGCCACCGGCGCCGAGGTGCTGGAAGTCCTGGCCGCGCAAGGCCACGCCCTGCCCGCCCGCGTGCTCGACTGGCGCCAGCTCGCCAAGCTGAAGTCGACCTATGCCGACGCGCTGGTGGAGCAGATCAACCCGGCCACGGGCCGCGTCCACACCTCCTACGCGCTGGCCTCGACCTCGACCGGGCGGCTGTCCTCGACCGATCCCAACCTGCAGAACATCCCCGTCCGCACCGAGGAAGGCCGCAAGATCCGCCGCGCCTTCATCGCCGAGGACGGGCATGTGCTGATGTCGGCCGACTATTCGCAGATCGAGCTGCGCCTGGCCGCCCACGTCGCCGACATCCCCTCGCTGAAGGACGCCTTCCGCCAGGGCATCGACATCCACGCGCTGACCGCCAGCCAG encodes:
- a CDS encoding zinc-finger domain-containing protein, which encodes MLHSAAARTTPAGTPVEVTETDHATIACDGGSEPLGHPLVYLNLLPAGAVDCPYCGRHFVFTGDPSAGHGH
- the polA gene encoding DNA polymerase I — protein: MRHLYLVDGSGFIFRAFHALPPLTRADGTPVGAVLGFSNMLLKLLGETDADAVAVIFDASRYSFRNAIYDAYKAQRPDAPPELIPQFPLVREATEAFNLPGIESDGYEADDIIATYARAAQRRGIEVTIVSSDKDLMQLVDDGIRMLDPIKNKAIGPDEVREKFGVAPDRVVDVQALAGDSVDNVPGVPGIGVKTAAELINTYGDLDQLLARAGEIKQPKRRESLIQHADLARVSRELVRLKDDVPDLPPLEALAVRPADPNRLVEFLRTQNFRTLLSRVESRNANRAAATAALAPVAAADAQATSAEGGAAAPMPAATAANYVLIQDLDVLDAWIARATAAGAFAVDTETTSLDAVTCELVGVSLSIEPGEGAYLPLAHKVEGLDLTGGAPRQIDRDTALARLKPLLEDPAVLKIGHNLKYDAVVLGRHGIQVAPADDTMLLSYVLDGHLHGHGMDELALLHLAHKTIAFADVCGTGKNQITFDLVPLDRARDYAAEDAEVTLRLHRLLRPRLLKERQVALYETTERPLAPVIAAMERAGIKVDPVELKRLSRDFGERLAVLETEIHRLAGRPFNVGSPKQLGEVLFDEMSLAGGKKGKTGAYATGAEVLEVLAAQGHALPARVLDWRQLAKLKSTYADALVEQINPATGRVHTSYALASTSTGRLSSTDPNLQNIPVRTEEGRKIRRAFIAEDGHVLMSADYSQIELRLAAHVADIPSLKDAFRQGIDIHALTASQVFGVPVEGMDPQVRRRAKAINFGIIYGISGFGLAQQLGIPQGEAQAYIAAYFERYPGIRAYMDRTKQLAREQGYVTTIFGRRCWVPGIKDSNPARRAFAERQAINAPLQGSAADIIKRAMARIPAALTEAGLSATMLLQVHDELIFEVREAEVEATAALVRRVMEGAAHISVPLVVDTGVGRDWETAH